In Herpetosiphon gulosus, one genomic interval encodes:
- a CDS encoding metallophosphoesterase, translating into MRIAILSDIHSNLAAFEAVLADLQSQAVDHVVINGDVINGGPDPRECLDLARATGYTLLAGNHERYIRDYDLPVRPPEWASDLWKPSLWTVNQFSQAERAALHNLATTYHTDDLLVVHASPRHDQDSVFAITPQRELAAMFVDTPQTIIRSHNHIPQFRPWDGRMIVTTGAVGQPLDGNPWAKYAIAERKPQGWRVKHRVVIYDIETTVKRFHSSGYYEAAYPMSRLYLREVQLGTHHVVPFLRLHQQWLKADPQLSSEQAVKRFLEL; encoded by the coding sequence ATGCGAATTGCCATCCTCAGCGATATTCATAGCAATTTAGCCGCTTTCGAGGCTGTGCTGGCCGATCTTCAAAGCCAAGCGGTTGATCACGTCGTCATTAATGGCGATGTGATCAACGGCGGGCCTGATCCGCGTGAATGCCTCGATTTGGCCCGCGCCACTGGCTACACCTTGCTGGCAGGCAATCATGAACGCTATATTCGTGATTATGATTTGCCCGTGCGCCCACCAGAATGGGCCAGCGATTTGTGGAAACCCTCGCTGTGGACGGTCAATCAATTTAGTCAAGCTGAACGGGCTGCATTACATAATCTGGCAACAACCTATCACACCGATGATTTATTGGTGGTCCATGCCTCGCCGCGCCACGATCAAGATTCAGTGTTTGCAATCACTCCCCAACGTGAATTAGCCGCGATGTTTGTCGATACTCCGCAGACGATCATTCGTTCGCACAACCATATTCCGCAATTTCGGCCTTGGGATGGGCGGATGATCGTCACGACTGGAGCGGTGGGCCAGCCGCTTGATGGTAATCCGTGGGCTAAATATGCGATTGCCGAGCGCAAACCACAGGGTTGGCGGGTCAAACATCGGGTGGTGATCTACGACATCGAAACCACGGTCAAGCGTTTTCATAGCTCAGGGTATTACGAAGCAGCCTACCCCATGAGCCGACTCTATTTGCGCGAAGTCCAACTTGGCACGCATCATGTTGTGCCATTTTTGCGGCTACATCAACAATGGCTCAAAGCCGACCCTCAACTTAGCTCCGAGCAAGCAGTCAAGCGCTTTTTGGAATTATGA
- a CDS encoding phosphoribosyltransferase family protein, giving the protein MTIKHVLSWDEIQSLVEIINEQLHNDYDALLVVTRGGMIPACLISQRRNWRNILVAAVQFYTGIGTTREVPTFLQFPSDPLIVGKKLLVIDDIWDSGRTIAAVKQRLDTAGANYEVAVLHFKPGSSKVEGKPDFFAAETDQWIVYPWEPPTDPDAE; this is encoded by the coding sequence ATGACCATCAAACATGTCCTTTCATGGGATGAAATTCAATCATTAGTTGAAATTATTAACGAACAATTGCATAATGATTATGATGCCTTGCTCGTTGTGACCCGTGGCGGGATGATTCCAGCCTGCTTGATTAGCCAACGTCGCAACTGGCGCAATATTCTGGTTGCAGCGGTGCAATTTTACACTGGAATTGGCACAACCCGTGAAGTCCCTACTTTCTTGCAATTCCCCAGCGATCCGCTGATTGTGGGCAAGAAATTATTAGTGATTGATGATATTTGGGATAGTGGCCGCACGATCGCTGCTGTGAAACAACGGCTCGATACTGCCGGAGCCAATTACGAAGTTGCGGTGCTGCACTTCAAACCAGGTTCATCGAAAGTTGAAGGCAAGCCCGATTTCTTTGCCGCTGAAACCGATCAGTGGATTGTGTATCCGTGGGAACCCCCCACAGATCCAGATGCAGAATAA
- the pyrE gene encoding orotate phosphoribosyltransferase, which translates to MKHSSTAIAQLLLEAGAVVLSPDRPFRFASGILSPIYCDNRLLLAQVSARRTITEAMCQQISDELLNSEVIAGTATAGVPWAAWVAHELSLPMAYVRSGAKKYGRGQQVEGGVQANQRVVVIEDLISTGGSSLDAVAGLRQINALVADCCAIFTYEMEESKQRFNAAGVRLMTLTNLSTLLDVAAQQNYIRPEHRSLISDWASDPAGWADRAGISAE; encoded by the coding sequence ATGAAACATTCTTCAACCGCGATCGCCCAACTGTTGCTCGAGGCTGGAGCGGTGGTGCTTTCGCCCGATAGGCCCTTTCGCTTTGCATCGGGCATTCTTTCGCCCATTTATTGCGATAATCGCTTACTGTTGGCCCAAGTAAGCGCCCGCCGCACCATCACCGAAGCAATGTGCCAGCAAATTAGCGATGAATTATTGAACAGCGAAGTGATCGCTGGAACGGCTACTGCTGGAGTGCCATGGGCGGCGTGGGTGGCCCATGAATTAAGCTTACCAATGGCCTATGTACGTTCGGGAGCCAAAAAATATGGCCGTGGCCAGCAAGTTGAAGGCGGGGTTCAAGCCAATCAGCGGGTCGTCGTCATCGAAGATCTAATCAGCACAGGCGGTAGTTCATTGGATGCCGTCGCGGGGTTGCGTCAGATTAACGCACTTGTGGCCGATTGTTGTGCGATCTTTACCTATGAGATGGAAGAATCCAAACAGCGCTTTAATGCTGCTGGCGTGCGCTTGATGACCTTGACCAATCTTTCGACCTTGTTGGATGTGGCGGCTCAACAAAACTACATTCGCCCTGAACATCGCAGCTTAATCAGCGATTGGGCCAGCGATCCTGCTGGCTGGGCCGATCGAGCTGGAATTAGCGCCGAGTAA
- a CDS encoding TetR/AcrR family transcriptional regulator, producing MNQPNEKLSGRQPDSTAQQTRQRILVSARTLFAMQGFEGISLRDIASHAEVTHGLLRHHFGSKEAIWQAVVDAALAEYLSALVPLVNSAIAEQHEPSAVIKRSLATIIRLSASFCEVPCLMVHESITGGERLNYFMQQLRPLSAMMQPFFEALRAEGKFQQFSHPTFLLAVISLGILPLALASFSNALAQINILAEAELEQHIERVIATLMPWTTS from the coding sequence ATGAACCAACCTAACGAAAAACTCAGCGGTCGCCAGCCCGATAGCACCGCCCAACAAACTCGCCAACGGATTTTGGTCAGCGCTCGCACGCTTTTCGCAATGCAGGGTTTTGAAGGCATTAGTTTGCGCGATATTGCCAGCCATGCTGAGGTAACGCATGGCCTGTTGCGACATCATTTTGGCTCGAAAGAGGCGATTTGGCAGGCAGTAGTCGATGCAGCATTGGCCGAATATCTCAGTGCCTTAGTGCCATTGGTTAATAGCGCGATTGCCGAGCAGCACGAACCAAGCGCCGTGATCAAACGCTCACTTGCTACGATTATTCGGCTTTCGGCGAGCTTTTGCGAAGTGCCATGCTTGATGGTGCACGAAAGCATTACTGGCGGCGAACGGCTTAATTATTTTATGCAGCAATTACGCCCGCTCAGCGCCATGATGCAGCCATTTTTCGAGGCGCTGCGGGCTGAAGGCAAATTTCAACAATTTAGTCATCCTACATTTTTACTCGCCGTAATTTCATTGGGAATTTTGCCCTTGGCCTTAGCTTCTTTTAGCAATGCTTTAGCTCAAATCAATATTCTGGCTGAGGCTGAGCTTGAGCAGCATATCGAACGGGTAATCGCAACATTAATGCCGTGGACAACCAGTTAA
- a CDS encoding cytochrome P450: MTETAYASPALIAPSPRGRLLIGNLHDFIDDFLVTMERDFINHGDIVRYQIGSRIVHVVSHPDYAQHVLVEHQRDFPKVGGNGGLQIIAGNGLISNPSPESWLIQRRMMQPMFHRKRLAAMGEKIDAAGARMIQRWQALPDAATIDMDHEMLQVTLDIIMQTMFSADMLGEVGKLAPAVTAAVDYANYRIFNPFSLPLPMPTRRNRAYMQARKVLDSMIFGLIKQRRAATEPVGDLLDMLLEAQDAETGERMSDEQIRDEVLTIFAAGHETTANTLTFAWYLLSEHPEIRSQLQAELDQVLQGRAPSVNDLPNLPYTLQVFKEAMRLYPAAPITGPRRVTKPTQLGGYDLPLNSQVIVSITNLHRHPAFWENPLQFDPSRFAPNANQPRHHLAFMPFGAGPRKCIGNNLAEMEGALLLACVAQHYNPQLQPGHQVKPEMAITMRAKDGMPMFLKRR, encoded by the coding sequence ATGACCGAAACCGCCTATGCAAGCCCCGCCTTAATTGCGCCCAGCCCACGTGGCCGCCTGTTGATTGGCAATTTACACGATTTTATCGATGATTTTCTGGTAACGATGGAGCGCGATTTTATCAACCACGGCGATATTGTGCGCTACCAAATTGGCTCGCGCATTGTGCATGTGGTTTCGCACCCCGATTATGCCCAGCATGTATTGGTTGAGCATCAGCGGGATTTTCCCAAGGTTGGTGGCAATGGTGGTTTACAAATTATCGCTGGCAATGGCTTGATTTCGAATCCCAGCCCTGAATCGTGGCTGATTCAGCGGCGCATGATGCAGCCAATGTTCCATCGCAAACGCCTCGCGGCCATGGGTGAAAAAATCGATGCCGCCGGAGCACGTATGATCCAGCGTTGGCAAGCTTTGCCCGATGCAGCGACCATCGATATGGATCATGAGATGCTGCAAGTGACCCTTGATATTATTATGCAAACCATGTTTAGTGCCGATATGCTGGGCGAGGTGGGCAAATTGGCTCCAGCAGTTACGGCGGCGGTCGATTATGCCAATTATCGCATTTTCAACCCATTCAGCTTGCCCTTGCCAATGCCAACCCGCCGCAATCGGGCCTATATGCAAGCTCGCAAAGTGCTGGATAGCATGATTTTTGGCTTGATCAAACAGCGGAGAGCTGCTACCGAGCCAGTTGGCGATTTGCTGGATATGTTGCTCGAGGCCCAAGATGCCGAAACTGGTGAGCGCATGAGCGATGAGCAAATCCGTGATGAGGTGCTCACAATTTTTGCAGCTGGCCACGAAACCACGGCCAATACCTTGACTTTTGCCTGGTATTTGCTCAGTGAGCATCCCGAAATTCGCAGTCAATTGCAAGCTGAATTAGATCAAGTGTTGCAAGGACGAGCGCCTAGCGTCAACGATTTGCCAAATTTGCCCTATACATTGCAAGTATTCAAAGAGGCCATGCGCTTATATCCAGCTGCGCCAATTACCGGGCCACGCCGCGTAACCAAGCCAACCCAGCTTGGTGGCTACGATTTGCCGCTCAATTCGCAAGTGATCGTCAGCATCACCAATTTGCATCGGCATCCGGCTTTTTGGGAAAATCCTTTGCAATTTGATCCGAGCCGTTTCGCGCCAAATGCCAATCAGCCACGCCACCATTTGGCGTTTATGCCGTTTGGGGCGGGGCCGCGCAAGTGTATCGGCAATAATTTGGCCGAGATGGAAGGCGCATTATTGCTGGCATGCGTGGCCCAACATTACAACCCACAATTACAGCCAGGCCACCAAGTTAAGCCTGAAATGGCAATTACCATGCGAGCCAAGGACGGAATGCCGATGTTCTTGAAACGCCGTTAA
- a CDS encoding DUF6745 domain-containing protein gives MNDAMLTVATALAQIRAGVEDLGGRPINGTLVLDNNIEFLPRGLVATAIEAKNCTKLRYLPKDLHAGRLDLSGCTGLTSIPEGLHCFELDLRGTSIEHLPLVHVQNRLNLSNNIHLKSLPRNLKVGSLVLRGCSALESLPEGIDVNFLDLTDCVNFRRWPSTGRISVGRIVARNCINMPNLPNWLGELAQLSVRGCSSLTELPAGLVVHSWLDLGNTEITSLPEASQVSQLRWNGVPIDERIAFQPETISVSEIIDEVNVERRRVLLERKGYEEFFAQAEAKELDRDRDTGGVRRLLQMPMPNDEDLVCLAVQCPSTDRRYVLRVPPTMRSCHQAAAWIAGFDNPDDYKLLKET, from the coding sequence ATGAATGATGCAATGCTGACTGTCGCCACTGCCTTAGCCCAAATTCGCGCTGGGGTCGAAGATCTCGGTGGCCGCCCAATTAATGGCACGTTGGTTTTGGATAACAATATTGAATTTTTGCCACGCGGGCTGGTGGCAACCGCGATTGAAGCCAAAAATTGCACCAAATTGCGCTATTTGCCCAAAGATTTACACGCTGGCCGCTTGGATCTGAGTGGTTGCACGGGCTTGACCAGCATTCCCGAAGGTTTGCACTGCTTTGAACTTGATCTCCGTGGCACGAGCATTGAGCATTTGCCCTTGGTGCATGTGCAAAATCGGCTGAATCTGAGCAACAATATTCATCTCAAGAGTTTGCCGCGCAATCTCAAGGTTGGCTCGTTGGTGCTACGTGGTTGTAGTGCGCTCGAAAGCCTGCCCGAAGGAATTGATGTTAATTTCCTCGATTTGACCGATTGTGTGAATTTTCGGCGTTGGCCAAGCACAGGCCGGATCAGCGTTGGGCGGATTGTGGCCCGCAACTGTATCAACATGCCCAATTTGCCCAATTGGCTCGGCGAATTAGCTCAGCTCAGTGTGCGCGGATGCAGTAGTTTGACCGAATTGCCAGCAGGTTTAGTAGTGCATTCATGGCTCGATTTGGGCAATACCGAAATTACCAGCCTGCCCGAAGCTAGCCAAGTGAGTCAATTGCGCTGGAATGGCGTGCCAATTGATGAGCGCATCGCCTTCCAACCAGAAACGATCAGCGTTAGCGAAATTATCGACGAGGTTAATGTTGAGCGGCGGCGGGTATTGCTCGAACGCAAAGGCTACGAAGAGTTTTTTGCTCAAGCCGAAGCCAAAGAGCTTGATCGCGACCGTGATACTGGCGGCGTGCGGCGCTTGTTGCAAATGCCCATGCCCAATGACGAAGATTTGGTTTGTTTGGCGGTGCAATGCCCTTCAACTGATCGGCGCTATGTTTTGCGTGTGCCCCCAACCATGCGCAGTTGCCATCAAGCCGCCGCTTGGATCGCGGGCTTCGATAATCCCGATGATTACAAACTGCTGAAAGAAACTTAA
- a CDS encoding alpha/beta hydrolase — translation MSQFSLTHEVVKPRQANAEAKAPLLVMLHGVGANEHDLLPLAQYLDPRLCVVSARAPHRYQFGGFSWFDIHWHAKGFNIDTEQAQKSWETVQRFLLEACNAYDCDPKQIYLGGFSQGAIMSLGATLTKPELIAGTILMSGRWMPEVGPQTDREHIANKPIVAVHGVYDEVIPIQYGRAIRDFLQTLPVQLEYHEFAMGHEINLDSLQVVVKWLKQQFG, via the coding sequence ATGAGTCAATTTTCATTAACCCACGAAGTCGTTAAACCGCGCCAAGCCAATGCCGAGGCTAAAGCTCCCTTGTTAGTCATGCTGCATGGCGTAGGAGCCAACGAGCATGATCTGTTGCCTTTGGCTCAATATCTCGACCCACGGTTATGCGTGGTTTCGGCCCGTGCACCACATCGCTATCAATTTGGCGGCTTTTCATGGTTCGATATTCATTGGCATGCCAAAGGTTTTAACATTGATACCGAACAAGCCCAAAAAAGCTGGGAGACAGTGCAACGCTTTTTGCTCGAAGCATGCAACGCCTACGATTGCGATCCTAAACAAATTTACTTGGGTGGTTTTTCGCAAGGCGCAATTATGAGTTTAGGCGCAACCCTGACCAAGCCCGAATTGATTGCTGGCACAATTTTGATGAGTGGCCGTTGGATGCCCGAAGTTGGCCCGCAAACCGACCGTGAGCACATCGCCAACAAGCCCATTGTGGCGGTGCATGGCGTATACGATGAGGTTATTCCAATTCAATATGGGCGGGCGATTCGCGATTTTCTGCAAACTCTGCCTGTGCAGTTGGAATACCATGAATTTGCCATGGGCCACGAAATTAATTTGGATAGTTTGCAAGTTGTGGTCAAGTGGCTCAAGCAGCAGTTTGGCTGA
- a CDS encoding SDR family oxidoreductase translates to MSNGWAIVTGGARRLGKSIALELARAGYNLIIHYNAAQAEAEQTCSEVQSLGREAWAYSADLRDVAAIETMFQTIGERCGTLAVLVNSAADFPRTPIGSISQQTWDDLVALNQRAPFFCAQAAAKLMPEHGVIVNIADVGGEVPWPSFVPYGMTKAALIMMTRGLALALAPNVRVGAVGPGVALLPDGWQEDSNSLNKIPLKRLGVPEDIAKAVRFIVESPYFTGETIFVDGGRRWA, encoded by the coding sequence ATGAGCAATGGCTGGGCCATCGTTACGGGCGGCGCACGGCGCTTGGGCAAATCAATTGCACTTGAATTAGCCCGCGCTGGCTACAATTTAATTATTCACTACAATGCAGCTCAGGCTGAGGCCGAACAAACCTGTAGCGAGGTTCAGTCACTTGGTCGTGAGGCTTGGGCTTATAGCGCCGATCTGCGTGATGTGGCTGCAATCGAGACAATGTTTCAAACAATTGGCGAACGTTGTGGTACGTTGGCAGTTTTGGTCAATAGTGCCGCCGATTTTCCACGCACGCCGATTGGCAGCATAAGCCAGCAAACTTGGGATGATTTAGTTGCACTCAATCAACGTGCCCCCTTTTTTTGTGCCCAAGCTGCCGCCAAATTGATGCCTGAACACGGCGTGATTGTAAATATTGCTGATGTTGGTGGCGAAGTGCCATGGCCTAGTTTTGTGCCCTATGGCATGACCAAAGCTGCATTAATTATGATGACCCGTGGTTTGGCTTTGGCTTTAGCGCCCAATGTTCGGGTTGGAGCGGTTGGGCCTGGGGTAGCACTTTTGCCCGATGGTTGGCAAGAAGACAGCAATTCATTAAACAAAATTCCTTTGAAACGGCTGGGCGTGCCCGAAGATATTGCCAAAGCTGTGCGTTTTATCGTTGAATCGCCCTATTTTACTGGCGAAACCATCTTTGTTGATGGCGGTCGTCGCTGGGCCTAA
- a CDS encoding DNA methyltransferase produces the protein MSDSEAQQPHRRNQLNDLSGREWLYATRSIALTGTPPTPLNDLTAEEWAAWSAPILASAYPTRGPASAAHHIRKAHPSPKPPALLSEIIRFFTKPNGWVLDPFAGVGGTLLACAQTQRQAIGIELSPQYIDLYAQAADALNLARLPVLQGDARELLNSPSIQQQRFDLVLTDPPYSSMLSRARTGQRRKQGNGAATPFTDDPADLGNVDYPTFLRELTTIVAQTLQPLRVGGHLVLFVKDLQPTPEHHNMLHADIVSALYQLSQLRYRGYRIWYDQSAMLYPFGYPYSFVANQVHQFLLIFQKQTEVEL, from the coding sequence ATGAGCGATTCAGAAGCGCAACAGCCCCACCGTCGCAACCAGTTAAACGATTTATCGGGGCGCGAATGGCTTTATGCAACGCGTTCGATTGCGCTAACTGGCACGCCACCAACGCCACTCAATGATTTAACTGCTGAGGAATGGGCGGCTTGGTCAGCCCCAATTTTAGCCAGTGCTTACCCAACTCGTGGCCCTGCCTCGGCAGCCCATCATATTCGCAAAGCCCATCCATCGCCCAAACCACCAGCCTTGCTTAGCGAAATTATTCGTTTTTTTACCAAGCCCAATGGTTGGGTGCTCGACCCATTTGCAGGGGTTGGTGGCACGCTGCTGGCTTGTGCCCAAACCCAACGCCAAGCAATTGGCATCGAATTGTCGCCGCAATATATCGATTTGTATGCACAGGCGGCTGATGCGCTGAATTTGGCTCGTTTACCAGTCTTGCAAGGCGATGCCCGCGAATTGCTCAACAGCCCAAGTATCCAACAACAACGCTTTGATTTGGTTTTGACCGACCCACCCTACAGTTCAATGCTCAGTCGGGCGCGGACTGGTCAACGCCGCAAACAGGGCAATGGGGCGGCCACGCCCTTCACCGATGATCCCGCCGATCTTGGCAATGTCGATTATCCGACCTTTCTGCGTGAGTTGACCACGATTGTGGCGCAAACCTTGCAACCGTTGCGGGTTGGCGGCCATTTGGTGTTGTTTGTCAAAGATCTGCAACCAACCCCAGAGCATCATAACATGCTCCATGCCGATATTGTGTCAGCGTTGTATCAATTATCACAGCTGCGCTATCGTGGCTATCGCATCTGGTACGATCAAAGTGCGATGCTCTATCCATTTGGCTATCCCTATAGCTTTGTCGCCAATCAGGTGCATCAGTTTTTATTAATTTTTCAGAAGCAAACAGAGGTCGAATTATGA
- a CDS encoding DUF3467 domain-containing protein, translating into MSDQSSRAAYANQVQISGSPYDFTIDFACVEDVRNNTASVQPIARIMMSPQHTKVLALMLLKHVAAYEHAIGVIELPTALLNDMKLGNLEHFISQVNLNE; encoded by the coding sequence ATGAGTGACCAATCATCACGGGCCGCGTATGCTAATCAAGTGCAAATTAGCGGCAGTCCCTACGATTTTACGATCGATTTTGCCTGTGTCGAAGATGTTCGTAACAATACTGCCAGTGTTCAACCAATCGCCCGAATTATGATGAGCCCGCAACATACTAAAGTGTTGGCGTTGATGTTGCTCAAGCATGTGGCGGCCTATGAGCATGCAATTGGCGTGATTGAATTGCCAACAGCCTTGCTGAATGATATGAAACTGGGTAACTTAGAACATTTCATCAGCCAAGTCAATCTCAATGAATAA
- a CDS encoding tetratricopeptide repeat protein, with the protein MSVHSKSLSPLPTTRQRWYQRLPLGWVIVIGFLVVGLCYPIIYFGRTAVPLIYIDQGDQAMLDGKWDTAREAYTKAMDWSVDYEEPFDLRWSLALRANAIQAAVDDFGTVITAHPGRYMAYCYRAEAYLELDQPNPALADYQACLAHDPSPIWQATARNMIDFLQNK; encoded by the coding sequence ATGTCAGTCCATTCGAAGTCGTTATCGCCATTACCAACAACTCGCCAACGTTGGTATCAACGCCTGCCTTTAGGCTGGGTAATTGTGATCGGTTTTTTAGTTGTGGGTTTGTGTTACCCAATCATCTACTTTGGACGCACCGCAGTTCCATTAATCTATATCGATCAAGGCGATCAGGCCATGCTCGATGGCAAATGGGATACTGCTCGTGAAGCCTACACCAAGGCGATGGATTGGAGTGTCGATTACGAAGAACCATTCGATCTGCGCTGGAGTTTAGCCCTTCGTGCTAACGCGATTCAGGCAGCAGTTGATGATTTTGGCACGGTGATTACGGCGCATCCTGGGCGTTATATGGCTTATTGCTATCGCGCTGAAGCCTATCTGGAGTTGGATCAACCAAATCCAGCGTTGGCCGATTATCAAGCCTGTTTAGCCCATGATCCTAGCCCAATTTGGCAGGCAACCGCCCGCAACATGATCGATTTTTTGCAAAATAAATAA
- a CDS encoding sirohydrochlorin chelatase produces the protein MQAVLIIGHGSLFAGSGATMLRLAARLRERGVTQLAGAGFLNYSQPDLAQATARLVEQGATEISVLPYFLIDGYFVQVSLRQQVEQIAANYPDVAFSMAPAFGEHPALAQLVQKRADQAWPKLDYAQAGLLVMVHGSPRPTSNAPIEAVAERVRQATPWAAVQVCFMDLNEPSIADALDRLVDQGLAQLVAVPYFIQFGSHVREDLPEIIQAGRERHAHTAIMLAQHLDYDELLIDVLTDRAAERRPISNIG, from the coding sequence ATGCAAGCAGTATTGATTATTGGCCATGGGAGTTTGTTCGCTGGTTCAGGCGCAACCATGCTACGTTTGGCCGCGCGACTGCGTGAACGTGGCGTTACCCAATTGGCTGGAGCAGGCTTTCTCAATTATAGCCAGCCAGATTTGGCCCAAGCAACTGCCCGTTTGGTAGAGCAAGGCGCAACTGAAATTAGCGTCTTGCCTTATTTTTTGATCGATGGCTATTTTGTCCAAGTGAGTTTACGTCAACAAGTTGAGCAAATTGCCGCCAATTATCCTGATGTGGCTTTTTCTATGGCTCCAGCGTTTGGCGAACACCCAGCCTTGGCCCAACTTGTGCAAAAACGGGCTGATCAAGCATGGCCTAAATTGGATTATGCACAAGCTGGATTGCTGGTGATGGTGCATGGTAGCCCACGCCCAACCTCGAATGCCCCAATTGAAGCAGTTGCTGAACGGGTGCGCCAAGCAACGCCTTGGGCGGCAGTTCAGGTCTGTTTTATGGATTTGAATGAACCAAGCATCGCGGATGCACTTGATAGGCTAGTGGATCAAGGCTTGGCGCAGCTTGTGGCCGTGCCCTATTTTATTCAATTTGGCAGCCATGTGCGCGAAGATTTGCCCGAAATTATTCAAGCAGGCCGTGAGCGTCATGCGCATACCGCAATCATGTTGGCGCAGCATCTTGATTACGACGAATTATTAATCGATGTGCTAACAGATCGGGCAGCTGAGCGCCGACCTATTAGCAATATTGGATGA
- the nfi gene encoding deoxyribonuclease V (cleaves DNA at apurinic or apyrimidinic sites) — MSRFPNSQVHRWDLTPEQAIDLQLQLRDQVRLVDDFAQPLQTVAGVDAAFEDDGATTRAAIVTLSFPALQPIEKTLVRRPTTFPYIPGLLSFREIPAVLAALEQLQQLPDVLLCDGMGVMHPRRFGIAAHLGVLTDLPTIGVGKSYLCGTHEPVPDQQGAWVPMFDVGEQIGAVVRTRVGTKPLYISPGHRVSLATAVDLVLRCTTKYRLPETTRQADQLSKDKANNGGLQLP; from the coding sequence ATGAGTCGTTTTCCAAATAGCCAAGTGCATCGCTGGGATCTAACGCCTGAGCAAGCGATCGATCTGCAACTGCAACTACGCGATCAAGTGCGTTTAGTCGATGATTTTGCTCAGCCGCTCCAAACGGTAGCTGGCGTTGATGCCGCCTTTGAGGATGATGGCGCGACGACGCGTGCGGCAATCGTCACATTGAGCTTTCCAGCGCTTCAGCCAATCGAAAAAACTTTAGTTCGTCGCCCAACCACATTTCCCTATATTCCTGGTTTGCTGTCGTTTCGCGAAATTCCGGCAGTTTTGGCGGCGTTGGAGCAATTGCAGCAGTTGCCTGATGTGTTGTTGTGCGATGGAATGGGCGTTATGCACCCGCGTCGTTTTGGCATTGCCGCCCACTTGGGCGTTTTGACCGATTTACCAACGATTGGCGTTGGCAAAAGCTACTTATGTGGAACCCACGAACCAGTGCCTGATCAGCAAGGCGCGTGGGTTCCAATGTTTGATGTTGGTGAACAAATTGGGGCAGTTGTGCGGACGCGGGTTGGCACAAAGCCACTGTACATCTCACCTGGCCATAGAGTGAGTCTTGCTACCGCTGTCGATTTAGTGTTGCGTTGTACAACCAAATATCGATTGCCCGAAACCACCCGCCAGGCCGACCAGCTTTCCAAAGATAAAGCCAACAATGGTGGACTGCAATTGCCCTAA